One segment of Calonectris borealis unplaced genomic scaffold, bCalBor7.hap1.2 HAP1_SCAFFOLD_297, whole genome shotgun sequence DNA contains the following:
- the LOC142077540 gene encoding uncharacterized protein LOC142077540: CRRLHRGRPGLPRGGEARSTPRGGGGQVYPNTGGGQVYPRAPETAAACGGGGQVYPGAGRPGLPPAAGEARSTPTPGEARSTPGRRRLPPPAAGEARSTPRGGGGQVYPRGGGGQVYPRAPETAAACTGGGQVYPGAGRPGLPPAAGEARSTPTPGEARSTPGRRRLPPPAAGEARSTPRGGGGQVYPNTGGGQVYPRAPETAAACTGGGQVYPGAGRPGLPPAAGEARSTPTPGEARSTPGRRRLPPPAAGEARSTPGRGGQVYPPRRGRPGLPQHRGRPGLPPGAGDCRRLHRGRPGLPRGGEARSTPRGGGGQVYPNTGGGQVYPGAGRPGLPPSGGGQVYPRAPETAAACAGGGQVYPGAGRPGLPPSGGGQVYPRAPETAAACAGGGQVYPETRERGDVGKKKMEKCGKKKWGGSRTPPSRDEGPPAPAPPPAATRRRGRGGGAPRGPRPGVGVPARQARERPGARPRAPARACPAPPPPRGGREPDGPRAPRGPAAPARRAAAAATKACVEG, translated from the exons actgccgccgcctgcaccgggggaggccaggtctaccccggggcggggaggccaggtctaccccccgcggcgggggaggccaggtctaccccaacaccgggggaggccaggtctacccccgggcgccggagactgccgccgcctgcggcgggggaggccaggtctaccccggggcggggaggccaggtctaccccccgcggcgggggaggccaggtctaccccaacaccgggggaggccaggtctacccccgggcgccggagactgccgccgcctgcggcgggagaggccaggtctaccccccgcggcgggggaggccaggtctacccccgcggcgggggaggccaggtctacccccgggcgccggagactgccgccgcctgcaccgggggaggccaggtctaccccggggcggggaggccaggtctaccccccgcggcgggggaggccaggtctaccccaacaccgggggaggccaggtctacccccgggcgccggagactgccgccgcctgcggcgggggaggccaggtctaccccccgcggcgggggaggccaggtctaccccaacaccgggggaggccaggtctacccccgtgcgccggagactgccgccgcctgcaccgggggaggccaggtctaccccggggcggggaggccaggtctaccccccgcggcgggggaggccaggtctaccccaacaccgggggaggccaggtctacccccgggcgccggagactgccgccgcctgcggcgggggaggccaggtctaccccggggcggggaggccaggtctaccccccgcggcgggggaggccaggtctaccccaacaccgggggaggccaggtctacccccgggcgccggagactgccgccgcctgcaccgggggaggccaggtctaccccggggcggggaggccaggtctaccccccgcggcgggggaggccaggtctaccccaacaccgggggaggccag gtctaccccggggcggggaggccaggtctacccccgagcgggggaggccaggtctacccccgggcgccggagactgccgccgcctgcgccgggggaggccaggtctaccccggggcggggaggccaggtctacccccgagcgggggaggccaggtctacccccgggcgccggagactgccgccgcctgcgccgggggaggccaggtctaccccgagacccgggagaggggcgacgtgggaaagaaaaaaatggagaaatgcggaaaaaaaaagtggggcgggagccggacccctccgtcgcgcgacgaggggccgcctgctcccgccccgcccccggcggccacccgccgccgggggagaggcggcggggccccgagggggccccgcccgggggtcggcgtgcctgcacggcaggcacgggagaggccgggggcgcgcccgcgcgcgccggcccgcgcctgccccgccccgccccccccccgcggggggcgagagccggacggaccgcgcgcgccgcggggcccggcggccccggcgcggcgcgcggcggcggcggcgacaaaagcttgtgtcgagggctga